The following nucleotide sequence is from Bos taurus isolate L1 Dominette 01449 registration number 42190680 breed Hereford chromosome 3, ARS-UCD2.0, whole genome shotgun sequence.
ACCCAAAAGCAGAAGCCAGTGGAAAGCATTAAatctcaaaaaagaaattaaatgaagcAAACTACAGATTTGCAGAAGAGAAAGTAGGAACAGAAAGAATGGAACAAAAGTAACAATCACTAAGATGACAATTAGGAATTACTGAGCATTTGTGATGTCTCAAGTACTATGCTGCGTATTTtcaatgtattatctcatttaatttccacAAAAACCCAGTGAGGTAGGAGCTATTATTCCCCCCTTTTAATGAGGAAGAACTCATCCTATCAAGGTCATAAATAGGTGGCTTACTCCAAAGCTAGCTCTTTTCACCACTTCACTAAGCAACCTAACATTTGAAATATGCATACTGCAAAGAAGAAAGTTCCTAAGCAATTGCAGATAGCCTGAGAACCTTCTACAGTTGGCATAGCTGTCCTGACACAATTCATTTGTCAACAGCATATCATGCGTGCCTGCTGGATGCCTGGCATTGTTCTCAGTGCTGGGATACTGCTCTTGAACTAGATGAAACTGGGACTGATAGTGACCCAGACAGATAGAGAAGGGTGACACCATGTAAAAGATGTTACACCTTTCaccaggatggaacccagatGAAAGGAGATTACTATTTCCCATTGGACCTATGGGAGGTGGGGATCAGTTCAGGCTGTTCAGAGATGGACAGAAAGTCCAGATGAGAAGCACTGGGATCCAGACACTCCTAACTAAGGGCTTTTCCTAATCCTCCAATGTGGAGAGTTTGATAATTAAGAGCTGAAGTACCTGTTGCTATTCAGTTGTCCTCATTTGCTAATTGTTGATTTATAAGGCTTTATCTGCAAAGCATTCCATCAAATATTGCTCATCAACTCggtcattcaagaaatatttattgagtgcctacacTGCCTTGAGGATATGGAAATGGACAAGATAGACAACATTCCTGCAGCTTTTATTCTAACGAGGGAGACAATGAACAAATAACCAGCTATTATTAAATAAACATGCTAGTTGCAGAGGGTTACAAATGCCTAGCTAAATAAATATGTTGTTGCAGAGTGTTATGATTGCTATTGTTGGGAGGGGACAATTTCCCCTTTCCTCTCTTGGTTCTTTTAACTAGttgaataattaaaatgatataaGCCAGGAGACATAAGGagcttcccaaatggctcagtggtaaagaatccatctattaatgcaggagacacagaagatgcaggtacaatacctggtcaggaagatcccttggaagagggaatggcaacccactccagtattcttgcctgggagatcccatgcacagtagagcctggtgggctatagtccatggggccgcaaagagttggagggactgagtacacaaacacacacatacacacacacacatgacaggAGAAAACTTTAAGTATTACTGGGAATCCACATAGCATGAAAGATTCCAAAAGCTGTCAGGCTAACTGAGATCTATGtcatcttgggctccaaaatcactgcagatggtgactgcagccatgaaattaaaagacacttgctccttggaagaaaagctatggctaacctagacagcatattaaaaagcagagatattactttgctgacaaaggtccatttagtcaaagctattgtttttccaatagtcatgtatggatgtgagagttggactataaagaaagctgagcgctgtagaatcaatgcttttgaactgtggtgttggagaagactctttagagtcccttggactgcaaggaggtcaaaccagtccatcctaaaggagatcagtcgtgaatattcattggaaggactgatgctgaagctgaagctccaaaactttgggtacctgatacaaagagctgactcgttggaaaagaccctgatgctgggaaagattgaaggcaggaggtgaaggggatgacagaggatgagatggctggatggtatcaccgactcgatggacatgagtttgagcaagctccaggagttggtgatgaacagggaagcctggtgttttgcagtccatggggtcgcaaagagtcagacatgactgagcgactgaactgcactgatgtCATCCCAAACTAAAAAGAAAGGGGTAGGAGTCTGGGACTTCAAAGGAAAATAAGACAATtcacaggaaaaggaaaaaaaaaaaatcaaacgtttggtaaacaaatgttttctGGGCCATAAACAACAGGACACAGACAGGAATTTAACAAACAGACTTTGTTGGATTCTGTGAAAGGAAAGTAAAAATGGAGTCGGTATTGCCAAGAGAGCGCTCTAAAATGGAACCAGGAAGGTATTAAGGAAGTGTGACTTATGCACACTTATGTAACTTATGTCTCAGCCTGTTTCAGCCAGGAAGGACTCTGACCTTTTGACCTGATGAAGTCATCCAAACACCTGCCAGAAACTCAAGATACTAATTGGACCCTTCCCCTAAAATAACTTGTGACAGTATCTGTTTGTTGCACATTTACCCTAAAATGACTGATTCCTTAGGGACAAATATTTTCTGACTCTAAAGTCATCATAATTCTCACTAGGCCACTATGAGGTTGTTACCTCATAGCCTTTTTTTGGCTTTAACAATCCCTGACTGTTTTCCTTAGAACACTCTTTCAGGGTAACctaaatctgtgtctcctgaattgcaattcTTAAAACTCCAAATAAAGTCTTTCCTTATTTGCAGCTTCCTGTATTACTTTCTGGCTGACAGCACTTCTCTGTCTACAACAACTGGTTCACCATACACTACAATTATCTATGTTGATAGCTCCTTCCTGGAACAAGTCTTCTAATTCTTGTAGGCAGTGAGGGGGAAGCTCAaagtttcttcctgagtcttttgggGCTTGACTGTTTCCAGCTCAAAATAATTCATAAGATTAGTCCATATACTTATGGATTCTTATGGATATGCTTATTCTCTGCAGCTGTCACCACTGCAGAGAATAGAATAATAGGACAGAAATAAGACATCCTCCAGAATATTCAGAGAGCTCTTAACCAATTTTCTCTCAAAAAAGGATAACAGCTTCATCTTCTCAACAAAGGCTCTAATTACTAATTATGTTTATCACTGCAAATCAGTCTTGGCATTGTAATTCCTTTGAATTATCTCACGTTGTTCTATAGATATGAAGttaaaaggcattaaaaaaaatcttagatcGAATGATGTAATCATATCAGAGCTTCTTGAATGGACCAAAGAAGTACCAACATTGtttattaggggaaaaaatgcctcatgaataaaatgatattcttcaaaaaaaagaaaaaaaattcacatgcCAAAGTGGCACATTTTGGGGTGACTTGTTCTGAACTACTACACTATAGAAATAAACAGGGTTGTCCAGTAGAGAGTAACCCAGGGAAGCATCTTAGGAAGAGTGGTCAAGGAGACACATTTAAGAAGTGACATTTGAATGGAGATCTAGATGTGAGTAGGTAGCAATTCTGGTGACCCAGggaggagaattttgagcagagcAGCCAGtgcagagacagacacagaggggAGGTGTTTCAGACTAGAGGGTTTCTTGACCGTATTATCATGCTCAGGTGCATGAAACCAAGTTCTAGGTATCTGTTTTGTAATGGGGGCAGTAATAGGGTTTACTGTTATTCCATCTACAACAATAATGGTATagcaataaacaaaaaaaaaacttgtgacCTTCTTGcaaaaaaattattcatattcTGAAAGTTACAAAAGGCCTCTGTTTCACATGTTAGCAGAAAAACAGAATTTAGAGCCAGAAGATGTATCAGATATCATCTAATCCAACTCTTccttttagaaatgaaaacaggTCCAAAAAGATAAAAGTTTCAGGGTCACATGACTTGacagcagcagagctgagattAGAACTCCAAATTTGAGACCCACGTGTTTTCCTTAAGAGTAACAGATGAAATATTTGTAATTGGAAGGCACTCAATCGACTTGCATTAAATATTTGTCTTGAAAACGATAAACCTGATCTTCCTCCTCTTAAATTCCTCCCATTTCGTTTTCTATTTAGCTTGAAGTTCTCCCAAATTCGGCTATTAAAAAACTTGACTAAACTGTTCACCCCTTGATTTGAACGTGCAAGCAGACTGTGAAACACCTTTTGGCCACCAGAGGGAACTGAAGGCTGCTGCTCGGAGTAAATCTCGTTTCTGCACCCAAGTTCTGAGTAGCCTAAAATCTCTGCGGCTGAATATGGGGAGGCAGAGTTGGAAGCAGGAAGCGGACGCAGGGCTTTGGCTCACATACCTGTAGCTCCCACCTGCTCACTTGACCAGCCCAGGGCAGCTGAGGGAAGTTACCTTACCTTTGTTGAAcatctcagcctcagagaccaGATTTACAAGGCTTACGGAGTTGACAGGGCCAGGCTTACTAGTGACAAACGCCTGCAGCAGCACTACCACGCAGCATATATAACAACGATGAAAATTTGGGTTTGAGGCCACGCCAAGGAGATGTGGACTCACTCCGGGGATATGTGACTTTAGTTTACAATTATAAAGAACGCAGATCAGGTGTTATGAGGTTACTTATTAATTCCCAAGAGTATCAGAAAGAGGAATCACTCTAGAATAGACTgtaggaggagaaaaaggaaatgccACTTACATGGAGGAGGGCCAGCAAGGGGAAGACATTTATGAAACCACTGCCCCCGAGCCTGATGAGTTAGGTCCACAGCTGGCtcctatgctaagttgcttcagttgtgtccgactctttgcgaccctgtgggcggtagctcaccaggctcctctgtccatgggattcaccaggcgcgaatactggagtaggttgccatttccttctccagggtatccttCCAACCAGGGAGgaaccagcgtctcttatgtttcatgcattggcaggtgtgtctttaccactagcgccgtcTGGGAAGCCATAACTGGCTTCGATGAATTCAAATAAGTGCATGGAACCCTGACAATACCAAAGTGTCTCTATCTGAGAGTCTCCAACGCCAGGATTAGTTTACAAAAACAGTCTAAATTGGGGGCTTCTGTCCTTCTCTCTGGGACCTTTTGCTGCCCTTCAGAGCCTACAGAGAAGTAAACGGAAAGGAGGAGCGTAAGTAGGAAGCGCAGCAATCCCTCTCCGATATCAGGTAGTCATAACCAAAGGTATTAAAAGAAGGCGTACATATGAAAAGGCTGGTCCTTTCCTAGTAGTATGACTTAGGCAAGTTGCTTAATTTCTCTCAGTCTCCGTTTTATCAGGCATCGAAGAAACCCCTATTCAGGACCATTTCCCAATCCTCACGGCGGCGGGGGCGGAGTGACAGGGAAGTGGATAACCCATCAGTTCCAGCAAGCGGAGGAGCCCGCCGAGGGACACGCCCCCTCCGCCCTCCACCCGCGGGCTCCGATTGGTCCCCTTCGAAGGGGGCGGGGCCCGACTCTGGGCTATGCTTGGGTCGGGTAGGCAGCCGCGCTCCCAACTCTCGTTGGGGTCAGCGTCATGGCGGGTTGTGCCTGCGGATTCGTGCGCGCAGTGCTCGCCTTTCTGCTGGCGCCCGCGCTGGTGACTCTACTGGTGGCACCGGCGCGAGGCCGGGGCGGCCGGGGCCACGGGGACTGGGACGCCGCcgagctgctgctgccgccgctgccgccCCGGGAGAATGCGGCGCTCGTGGCTCGCTTCGTGACGAACGTCTGTGACTGGGGCGCACTGGCCACCATCTCAACGCAGGAGGGGGTGCGCGGCCGGCCCTTTGCCGACGTCTTATCGCTCAGCGATGGGCCCCCGGGCAAGGGCAGCGGCGTGCCCTACTTCTACCTGAGCCCGCTGCAGCAGTCGGTGGGCAACCTGCAGGTGAGCCGGAGGGGCAGTGTGGCTTCGCGGGGCTGGAGCGCGAGCCTTTCGACTACCGCTTAAATTCTGCCTGGAAAGGAGAGCCGGCCTCGTAGAGATGAGTTTGAACTCAGCCCAAACCTCTGGATCTTCTGTCCTGCGCTGGCTAGGCGTGCATTGCAGCTTTCCAATTGTTGGGCAACTACATACCAAGAATTGCCCACACGTCCTTGTCACCGTGCCACGCACTTggggtgtattctttaccagcacCTGGAGGACTTCTCACCTGAGTCGTCTTGGGGCACGGTGTCTCATTAACTgggtttttattattaaaagttcTAGGCCTCAGGTGCACATCAGCCTCCCACGTAGGGAGCAGACCGGACTGGAGAACTAGGTCCTCACCCTTTGTCCACCTTTTGGGGCAGAGCCAAGTTAACACGTCTCCGGTGGATTTCTGATGCGTCGAGTGGTATCACAACCTGGAAACTAGAGCTATGCTGAGTCCAGGGATGGAGCAAGATTTGGGGAAAGTTCCTTTTGACAAAAGATACCTAGATTTGAGGTTAACATTGTTTATGGGTGATATTGAAAGAAACCTGTATTTGATGAGGCACTTGTGTGCCAGGATGACCTTTCTCTTCATCTTCCACTCATTCTGTCTTTTAATCACTCTTTGAGGTGGCTGTTACCACCCTGGTTCTGCAGATAAAGAATTTGCCCTAAGCCCAGTGGCCACACTGGAATTTCATGCCAGATTTGTTGCCTTCAAAACTCAAGTCATGAACTGGTGGTCCATGAGCTGAGTATGTCCCACAGATGGGTTTTCTTTGGCTCACGcagagttctgttttgtttttaataaatttgtattaGTTACCAACATTCAAAAATGGAGCTTGCAGTTAGAAGCCTAAATTCCTAACTTGTTGAAAAATGGGAAGATCTATGACACTGGGAGCCTGCATACTCTGAGCTAACCCTCCTTTAGTTAGGGTATATACATCCCTGTTCCTCCATTTTCTTATTCCCAGTCACCCACTCCACTCCCTTAGACATTTGCTCAGAGCAAGTTCATTTCAGTTTCATCAGTGATGGTCCATCTTGGCTTCAAATACAGTCACCtggaaagactttaaaagtgcAATTCCAAAGCATTTtactaaaaacattttattataaaacaacCCCCCAAATCTCTCCTGATGCTTCTAATGTTGGGAGGGGGTGAGAACCACTCCTATACACTATTATATTTAAACTTTTGCTGATATTATCTTCCTCATTTCAGGAAATGAGTAAACTCACACTCAGGTGCAGAGACTCAATTGTGACTAGTCAGCTAATGGCTGTCAGGTGGAACTCAAGTCTAGTCTTTGACATCTCTAGAAAATGACAGTGATGAGGCACTTACCCAGGATTTCAGATCTGTGATGGCAGTGAAAAGGCATGGCCACCTCAGCATCAGTCTGACTCTGATTCTGTTGATTAACCAGTCAAAGTTGGTTTCtgctttccattttttctcctccTTCTAACCCATCTTCTTCTGACTATTTCTATCCACCCTACCCACCCGAATAACATGAACAAAATACCACTCAGCATTGCCCTCTGCCCAGAAACCTCTAACAACATCTGGCAACTTAGACCTGCATAAGATTGACCTGGGtgtttgttaaaaatgcaaatacctGGGATGGGAATGGAACCAAGAAATCCGCATTTTAACATGCTCTCCAGAAAGGTGGTTCTTAAAGCCCTGACAGATGCCAGCCTATAAAATACAGTTTTGACTCCTTGGCTTGGAATTGAGGCCCTTACTACCCACAGCCCTCTACCTCTCACTACTGTGTCCCTAACCCCTTCCCCTCAGAAAGCTTGCTTTCATGCAAATTGGGTTTTCACTACTCACAGTCTTGTTGTATACTTTCCCCATTCTGTGTTTTTGCAGTTGCAATGCCCTTTGCCTTTAATACATGTTTTCACTTTTGTGCTGATTTTGACTATCTTACAAGGCTCCCTGGAGTTTCCATATCACTCCAGGTTGCTGATATCTCCTTACACTGAACTTCAAATATGCTTACCTGTATCATTTGCTTGGCAGTGAGTTATGTGCTGCCTTTTGACCTCTTCTATgtctttgttttgcatttttaaactttgtttatgTTTGACTTTTTAACCAGATTATAAACtcacagagaagggaaagacctTGTCTGAGTCTCCCCGTTCCCTGTTTTTGGTCTCCCTAGAGCCTTGCCTAATAGGTTTTGCTGACAGCAGATTTTTGGCCTAATAATTCCAAAGAGATCTCTTTATTGCTCACTGTTTTGATGGGTCACTGTGAGATGGCAAAATCCCACACACAAGACATTTGAGGTTTAAAACACTAAATGTAGCATGTGAATTTTGCTGTAATCTGTCAACAAGCCTTTTATGAAGCTGATTTCTGAATAAGAAAGAATTAGGAATTTTGCTtatatcacatttttaatttaCGAATTCTCTTACTGGTAGAACAGGAGTGAGCAACTCCTCCAATTGTGAAATCACATGACAGTTTCTGCTAGCATAAGATAACCAAGAAGCATGATTCAGCAACTTTCTTGCTTAAATTGTTCAGTTAGCTAGTTGAACCACTGTGGTATTTTTATGCATTAGTTTCACATTAGTCTAATCCTTTACCTCTTTCAGTGAAGGTTGGAGATCAGCCTTGTATTTGGGTGGTAATGTAGTTATAATTCCTCTGGTAAGTATGGGACAAATTAGGagtctaagaaaaagaaaagtgtttaACATAATTCTTACCGAGTTAGTTA
It contains:
- the CREG1 gene encoding protein CREG1 precursor (The RefSeq protein has 1 substitution compared to this genomic sequence) encodes the protein MAGCACGFVRAVLAFLLAPALVTLLVAPARGRGGRGHGDWDAAELLLPPLPPRENAALVARFVTNVCDWGALATISTQEGVRGRPFADVLSLSDGPPGKGSGVPYFYLSPLQQSVGNLQENPYATLTMSLAETNFCRKYGFDPQSSLCAHIILSGTVIKVSETEMDVAKNSLFIRHPEMKTWPSSHNWFFAKLNITNIWVLDYFGGPKIVTPAEYYNATSQ
- the CREG1 gene encoding protein CREG1 isoform X2, whose amino-acid sequence is MAGCACGFVRAVLAFLLAPALVTLLVAPARGRGGRGHGDWDAAELLLPPLPPRENAALVARFVTNVCDWGALATISTQEGVRGRPFADVLSLSDGPPGKGSGVPYFYLSPLQQSVGNLQENPYATLTMSLAETNFCRKYGFDPQSPLCAHIILSGTVIKVKQHMANLTSCVKFLRKFHVDLKHLLFFYGKFARRLASFLSLLACLQG
- the CREG1 gene encoding protein CREG1 isoform X1, which codes for MAGCACGFVRAVLAFLLAPALVTLLVAPARGRGGRGHGDWDAAELLLPPLPPRENAALVARFVTNVCDWGALATISTQEGVRGRPFADVLSLSDGPPGKGSGVPYFYLSPLQQSVGNLQENPYATLTMSLAETNFCRKYGFDPQSPLCAHIILSGTVIKVSETEMDVAKNSLFIRHPEMKTWPSSHNWFFAKLNITNIWVLDYFGGPKIVTPAEYYNATSQ